One Candidatus Bathyarchaeota archaeon DNA window includes the following coding sequences:
- a CDS encoding macro domain-containing protein translates to MEVSVGDTVIRLVRGDITELRVDAIVNAANGFLRLGGGVAGAIRRKGGPEIESECERIIAERGRIPVGEAVITTGGKLKAKYVIHAVGPIYGEGNEDLKLKSITTNCLRLADKHKLRSIAFPAISTGYFGVPKKICAESMLSAALSYVKAGTDIEEIVFCLYDDETLNIFKETFNRIVGGTGTCIDSV, encoded by the coding sequence ATGGAAGTCTCTGTAGGTGATACTGTTATTAGGCTTGTTAGGGGCGACATAACCGAGCTGAGGGTTGACGCAATCGTAAATGCCGCGAACGGGTTCTTGAGGCTTGGGGGAGGAGTCGCGGGGGCCATAAGACGCAAGGGTGGTCCTGAGATAGAAAGTGAATGTGAGAGGATAATCGCTGAGCGGGGGAGGATTCCGGTAGGCGAGGCTGTCATAACCACAGGAGGAAAGCTGAAGGCAAAGTATGTGATACATGCGGTCGGGCCGATTTACGGTGAGGGCAATGAAGATTTGAAACTAAAAAGTATAACTACAAATTGCCTTAGACTTGCCGATAAGCATAAGCTTCGAAGTATAGCGTTTCCAGCAATCTCCACCGGATACTTTGGCGTACCCAAAAAGATCTGTGCTGAGTCAATGCTTTCTGCAGCACTTTCATATGTAAAGGCTGGAACAGATATCGAGGAAATAGTATTCTGTCTTTACGATGATGAAACATTAAACATCTTTAAAGAAACATTTAATAGAATCGTCGGTGGTACGGGAACTTGCATAGATTCCGTTTAG